The DNA sequence TGTGGAACCAATAATGAGATATTGGTGGTTAAACTCACAGAAGCATAATTGCCATGGAGAAAAAATAAGTCCTCggagccaaaaacaaaacaagacagctgtaattaaaatgatttactgtacatatgaaAGAATGGGGCACAGTGCTGCAGTGGGTAGTATTGTCTCACAGTAAGATAGTAACGAGTTTGAATCCTGGCTGAGGGAGTTCCTGCATGGAGTTTGAATGTTCGCTCCATGTATGTGGATTTCCTCTGGGTACCTCTGGTTTTCTTCCACAGTTCCTGGAGTCTAAAGTGTCCGTtgcatatgaatgtgtgagtgaattgtgtgtgggccctgtgatggattagTAACCTATCCattgccttttgcccaatgtattcTTGGATAGGCTTCAGCTCTGGAGGGCAGAACATATGGCATATGATACCACATATGGATAGGgattttatttgacaaaaaccAGTCAATTTTCGTAAGATATTTAGATGACTACCAATGTACCAGGTCTGAATGTATAGTTAACATATATTAAATAATGGCAATTTATAGGTTATTCATGGAACCAGACAGCTTCCTGACTGCAGTGGACAAGCTTGGTTTTTTTGGACAAAGGTTATTTTCAGTGTAATGGGTCTAAACTATTTAACCTATAATCATGTCGCTTATTAGTTTATCATCGTATGCCATATAAATTAGTTAAAGTATTTGACTGATTTTACCTGATGATAAGAGTAAATGATTTgtctatttattcattaatgcaTTCTGCCACTTTAAACTCATTTTGCTGTGTCCTTCACAGACCAAGACCTTCTTGAATCTATAATTGCCTGCTGCATGGTCATCTCTTATTCTGTGGTGAGAATGGAACCCAATATctaatttttttgggggaatgCAATTGCACGTCAGGCAAAGGGTGATTATTTTATGATCATCTCTCTAGAAAAGTAAAGGAACACTTACTGTCCACAAATTAAGAAGTTCATCTTCTCCATTTAAGTGAAGGAATATTTGCATACATAGTTATATGCAGCATACTGACCCTCTGATTAACAAAATATTGATGAGTTACGCACTTTAGTTCGAGTATGCACAGGGACTGTAGTAGACCGAAGCATCAGTTAATATAAGTGTCTGGCTTCAGTTCTGGGTTGGGATTTACAGATGAAATGGAGACACTTCCCCTGGATTGTTTTAATAACATGTAAAGTTCATCTTCTGTCCCCTAAGTTAAATTAATCTCTTTCCAATAGCCAGAAGACCTGATGAGCCTGGTGGTAGTGATGCTGTTTGACTTCCAGGATCGAAAGTTTGTGAAGCGAAGGCGGCTTCAGCGTGAGAAGCTGCCGGATGTCTTCACCGTGGAGGACTGTCTCTTCAGGTCAGTGGAAGAGCATATTCCAGGCACCAAAGGAGAACTCCTGCACACAAGTACCTCGAGTGTGCTGTTTTTCTATTATCCACCTTGCTTCCTCATTCTCTTCTTTTGGATTTCCCTCAAGCAAACATCAATGGATGTCAATATGTGACAAAAtcttaatgtaaaatgtatgcagtTTAGCCTGCCTTGTTTTGGGCGTCATGTGgtacacatttcaaaatcttGTAATTTCAATTATGCATGGCAGCATCTTTGTTACAGATAGTTACACCTTTGCAAACTAAATGATGGTCtgacattatttaatttatgtagCTGTGGTCCTCAAACAAATATGAATAGAACCAAAGCCTTTGTGGTAATCTCAAGATTtaaaggagaaaaaagaaaacacacacactggcaaaaATATTTGAGTGCAATGTGAAGTCTTACTCGTTGTGACTGCATTCAGTAGCTGTGCAGTTAACCTCGCTTGTCTTACATGCCAACTACAGGTGTGAGCTTATCTATAATACAGCAAGAAATTGCATATCAGCCAGGGTCTGTTTGGTTAGCATCGACCTCTAATACCTCTATCATTGACACTGCAGATTTAAGACAAAGCTGGCAGCTTCCCTGGCTCGCATACGGATCAAATTTAACCTGCTGAACATCGAATATGTTCTGCCTGAAATTGTAAAGCAGAGGCAGAAGAGGGCCAAGTCTCTGCTGTTATACGCCTGGGTCAACACCCAGAAAACCAGGTCAGTTCTCTTCTCTGTCCATTCCGTCATGTCTTGTTGGGCTGTGATAAATTCTCAGCTTTGTCAAGTTCTCTGCCTCAGCCACATACTGATATCGTTAATGAAAAATGATTCCATAACCTGGCAGAATGATTTCTTTGAATACGGCACTTTGCCATTTTTACAAAATGGTCCTGTGTGAGAGAATAATCATGCTTCCTGGACCATAAAGGCACAGTGCTCCATTAACACAAGTGTGCCTTTGTGCGCAATGAAGGCAGATACTGAGATACTGTTGACTGATTGCTCTGAATCAaagtgagaaaaagaaaatgatcttTTCCAGTGCTTTAAAATGACTggatttgtaaaatgtaaaattgacaaATGAGAAACTATAACAGAAGTTTACAGTACTCCAGGCTGCAGAAGGTACTGTGTATTTACACCCAATCCACCTAACTGATGGACATTTCTGTgctttctgtgtttctgaagTCTCATACAAATGAAATCTTTATCAGCTTGAAACAGTTCTTATGTACTTACTATTttatattactgtgtgtgttatttattgctcagcactgtgctgctgtatttattttattgttctctCTTCATTAAAAGTTATTAATAAATTTAATATCTATGaaattccaaaatatttttaaatattagtaGGCAGActgtgatttttttgttgttaatctCTGCAGTCTTGAAGATGTGAAGGGTTCACTGACTAGTGAGGGATTTTCAGAGGCAAGTTCAGTACGGCAGTTGCAGGGACCTGCTTTCTGTCTTGACGCACACTGCGAAGATTTGCTTGTTTTTGCTCCACACTACAAAGAACAGTTAAGCAAGACAGAACTTGCAAAAGACTACAAGCTCATTATTGAGGTAGGTGGCGCTAGCGTGTGTTCATAGGTTCTGTTTAGGGTGTCAAAGTGGGAGGCTGACTTCTCCTATGACTCAACAAATGCAATTTGTGATATTGTTTATTAACATACTAATATAGCTGGCCTTTGTTATAATAACATAGCAATATGATGCTAGCAATTTGCTAATGACAATAGGAGTCATTAGTTGCTATAACAGTATAATTTAGCAAATAACTGAGAGTAAAGGTCAGTTTATAGTCCAACGACAGAGCGGCGCTggactgaaatcgcagaatgttCCTGAACGTCCTATTGTCGCCCGACGTGTGGTTGTTGTCTCCAGTcgcccagagtataaaccaaagGTTGCTGCGACCAGTTATGTCTAATACACGTCGATGGTTTCAGCGATCCTAAGTCACTGGACAATAAACtgtaaaacatactgtatggcAAATGCTTATTCACTGTTACCGTCTTCTGTCCAGGACAAGCCCTGCAGCCTGCCGGTGAATGCCGCGCGCACCGTGTTGAGTCAGGATACGTGCGTGCTCATGACCGGCTGCTTCTCGGCTCTCACGGTCGCCCACATGGCCGCCGTGGCTTCCACGTGCTCCGCAAACGTCCTCGTCTGCGAGAGCAGAGAGGCCAGGAGAAAGGAGCTGAGGAACGTCCTCTTAAAGATGGCGTGTACAAGTAAGGCGTCCTTTCTCTGGACTCATTCTGTCTGTGACTGCTGCTGCATGCGTTTAAGGAACTGCAGTTGAAACGCTACCTTTTTATTAGTGTCACCTGCACTCATGCAAAGCCTGGTTTAAGATTTATCTGGTGAAATCTATAGTGTCTTTGCTGATACTAGCTTAAGACCGGAGCAATACATCGGTATGATTAGCAGGGACCCTGCAGTGACTCACATAAACTCCAGGATCATCTCTGATACCTTCATGAATGACTGAAAATAAGGGCCTTTTTGACCATGCAAATCTGATTAGAAgatcaattgtacagagaaAGTCAGTATTAAGAATTGTACATGCCTTTCCATAAGAAAGGAGGTGGAGGTCTGTGCACTTGCTCTTCTGACCATTGGCTCTTTCAAGTCCTGGCGATGCATGACCTCTCCGCAGATGTAGAAGTAATCCCAAGAAATTTTCTGGATCTGGACCCAATGGAAGATGAGCTGGTGCGGGTCAGTGTCATCCTGATGATGCCCCAGTGCTCCCTGTCAGCTGTTAGCAACCCTGTGGAATTTATCGCCACAGAGAAGAGAGGTACGACCCTTCTCTGGAACCCACACTCCCTGAGACACTGTCACTCTACTCTACTACAAGTGCCTGACCAAACTGTGGCTCAACAATTGCACAGAGAACATGGTACAATAAGTAATGGCAGATGAGATGCATTTGAAGGTTTTCCCAGGAAAATGCTAAGGGCCTGATTTAGCCTGAAATTGAATTTTGAGGTTAGTGACCAGTTATGTGTGTTgaagtgggggtgtggggtctgACAGAAATTATGACTTGGTTGTAGATATGGACCTGCTACAGGACCTATCCCGTGGCTCAATCAGCCAAGGCAGGCTGAACAACCTAGTGGCCTGTCAGAAACAGGAAATCAAACATGCACTGAAAGGTATGTACAAGACTATCTGATTTCAATGAGTGAAGTTTCcttgcttcttcttttttagaATCATGAGAAGATTAGCTATAAATTACTTTTGGTTTGCAGAGATTTCTTTTATACATTATTGAGAAGCCAGAGTTTATggaaaataatataaagtaaGGATTACTGTACCACCCATGGTGAGGGTGATTTGATCACAGAGCCATATAGCAAACAAGCCATATAGCCAAACAAGCACCTCAAAACACGAGCCTGGAAACACAACTATGGAAATATTCACAGGCaaattataatattttgtaGGATTGTTTTTATCATTCCTCATTtcttttcatgtgtgtgtgtgtgtgtgtgtgtgtgtgtatgtgtctgtttgggCTAAATAGTTCCCAAGTCAACAGCTTTGGTGTACAGCACCTGGTCTTCCTACAGTGAGGAGAATGAGAAAGTCGTGCAGATGGCGGTGGGCTCCAAATCCCAGATTTACAGGCAATTATCTCCCGGTGTCACACCACTCATTTTAGGCTTAACTTACGTACAGTCAAGGAACCACCAGTATCTGGTGCTCTG is a window from the Conger conger chromosome 8, fConCon1.1, whole genome shotgun sequence genome containing:
- the LOC133135161 gene encoding putative methyltransferase NSUN7 — encoded protein: MSEGTQTCQTKKLMIQRPKDPVGPQINDVGFADHVYIQAAAIFQNSHVEKPEDQKLVDYGKKGNIWMPEERDEESCLLAYELAFNSLKYQDLLESIIACCMVISYSVPEDLMSLVVVMLFDFQDRKFVKRRRLQREKLPDVFTVEDCLFRFKTKLAASLARIRIKFNLLNIEYVLPEIVKQRQKRAKSLLLYAWVNTQKTSLEDVKGSLTSEGFSEASSDKPCSLPVNAARTVLSQDTCVLMTGCFSALTVAHMAAVASTCSANVLVCESREARRKELRNVLLKMACTNVEVIPRNFLDLDPMEDELVRVSVILMMPQCSLSAVSNPVEFIATEKRDMDLLQDLSRGSISQGRLNNLVACQKQEIKHALKVPKSTALVYSTWSSYSEENEKVVQMAVGSKSQIYRLSATGLALGSQDNLEDTKDIFVLEASAESNGGFVSVMTRVGASVTTPGIPQTPTTAPSINKAQSQKPAGKRKKRR